In Acidobacteriota bacterium, the following are encoded in one genomic region:
- a CDS encoding CocE/NonD family hydrolase, translating to MKRNKYSCVFALILTFLLGGQMLVFSQTPPTIKERYTKFEYLIPMRDGVRLFTSIYAPKDTSQKYPFLLTRTPYSVAPYGVDKYRERIAPSEHFEKEGFIFVFQDARGRYMSEGEFQQVRPHVPNKTSAKDIDESTDTHDTIEWLLKNIPNHNGRVGMIGISQPGFHVAASIIDSHPALKCASPQAPTTDYYLNDDVYHNGAFMLAANFGFYGFFRPRKGAPAPPPSNREGFDMKTPDGYDYYLNLGTLSELNQKLFNGEATYWQEIIDHPNYDDYWQKRSLWKFLKNVKCAVLNVGGWFDAEDPMGPFHTYRSVEKNNPGTVNLLVMGPWSHGGWARGDGDKLGNLNFGVKTGAFFREQIQFAFFMHYLKDKPVDLPEAYMFLTGLNEWRRLSDWPPKDAQPLTIYLHANGQLKPEMPVDNQTAYDEYISDPKRPVPYLSYIVDGMTSDYMTEDQRFAAQRPDVLVYQTAPLDDDLTIAGPIKVNINVSTSGTDSDFVVKVIDVYPNDFPTPPLPQGHPPAPNAVKMGGYQQLVHGEPFRAKFRNSFEKPEPMIPNQPATIKFEMPDVYHTFRKGHKIMVQVQSSWFPLVDRNPQKFIDIPKAKPEDFQKATQRVYRSRSVNSSISFLVEGKALQLTGTR from the coding sequence ATGAAGAGAAATAAATACAGTTGTGTGTTCGCCTTAATCCTTACTTTTTTGCTTGGTGGTCAGATGTTGGTTTTCTCGCAAACCCCACCTACGATCAAAGAACGCTATACCAAGTTTGAATATCTGATTCCGATGCGCGATGGGGTTCGCTTGTTCACCTCGATTTACGCGCCAAAAGATACTTCACAGAAATACCCGTTTCTGCTCACGCGCACCCCTTACAGTGTTGCGCCATATGGCGTAGATAAATATCGCGAACGTATCGCGCCATCCGAGCATTTCGAGAAAGAAGGTTTTATTTTCGTCTTTCAGGATGCCCGTGGGCGATATATGTCCGAAGGCGAGTTTCAACAGGTTCGCCCGCATGTGCCGAATAAAACTTCCGCGAAAGATATTGATGAATCCACAGACACCCACGACACCATCGAATGGTTGTTAAAAAACATTCCGAATCATAACGGTCGGGTCGGTATGATTGGCATTTCGCAACCCGGTTTTCATGTGGCGGCAAGTATCATTGATTCGCATCCGGCACTAAAATGCGCCTCACCGCAAGCGCCGACAACCGATTACTACTTGAATGATGATGTCTATCACAACGGCGCATTCATGCTGGCGGCAAATTTCGGCTTTTATGGATTTTTTCGCCCGCGAAAGGGAGCGCCAGCGCCGCCTCCCAGTAACCGCGAAGGTTTCGATATGAAAACCCCCGACGGGTACGACTATTATTTAAATCTCGGAACCCTCTCGGAACTCAATCAAAAACTATTCAACGGTGAAGCGACCTACTGGCAAGAAATCATAGACCATCCGAATTACGACGATTACTGGCAGAAACGTTCGCTTTGGAAATTTTTGAAAAACGTGAAATGCGCGGTGTTGAATGTTGGCGGGTGGTTTGATGCCGAAGACCCGATGGGACCTTTTCACACTTACCGTTCAGTTGAAAAAAATAATCCGGGCACCGTGAATCTATTGGTCATGGGACCTTGGTCACATGGCGGTTGGGCGCGCGGGGATGGCGATAAACTCGGCAATCTCAATTTCGGGGTTAAGACCGGGGCGTTTTTCCGAGAACAAATTCAATTCGCCTTCTTCATGCATTATTTGAAAGATAAACCGGTGGATTTACCCGAAGCCTATATGTTTCTCACGGGTTTAAATGAATGGCGACGATTGAGCGATTGGCCCCCGAAAGACGCCCAACCGCTTACCATTTATTTGCATGCAAACGGTCAATTGAAACCGGAAATGCCTGTGGATAATCAAACCGCTTATGATGAATACATCAGCGACCCCAAGCGTCCCGTGCCGTATTTGAGTTATATCGTTGATGGCATGACTTCGGATTATATGACCGAAGACCAACGGTTCGCTGCGCAACGACCGGATGTTTTGGTTTATCAAACCGCGCCACTCGATGACGATTTAACTATCGCGGGACCCATCAAAGTGAACATCAATGTTTCGACATCGGGAACCGATTCGGATTTTGTCGTCAAAGTGATTGATGTTTATCCGAACGATTTTCCCACGCCACCATTGCCGCAAGGTCACCCCCCCGCGCCGAATGCTGTCAAAATGGGAGGCTATCAACAACTGGTTCATGGCGAACCTTTCCGCGCCAAATTCCGTAACAGTTTTGAGAAACCTGAGCCGATGATTCCCAATCAACCTGCAACCATCAAATTTGAAATGCCGGATGTCTATCACACTTTTCGCAAAGGGCACAAAATCATGGTGCAGGTGCAGAGTTCCTGGTTTCCTCTGGTCGATAGAAACCCCCAGAAATTCATAGACATTCCGAAAGCCAAACCGGAGGATTTTCAAAAAGCCACGCAACGGGTTTATCGTTCGCGAAGCGTAAATTCTTCAATCAGCTTTCTGGTTGAAGGCAAAGCGTTGCAATTGACCGGAACTCGTTAA
- a CDS encoding amidohydrolase family protein: MRKNRMPSIKTLFPLGLVLLALVVFIAPPTTGSQSRGQIYDVVLAGGRVIDPATGLDAIRNVGILNGKIAAISKSKLNGKEVLDVSGLVVAPGFIDLHAHGQNVPSNTYQLMDGVTTALELEIGTYPLDVMKAREGKSLLNYGYSAGHTAARRLVKKGDLQATNHQPLTQDELNEMLSYLSKALDEGALGIGIGLDYVSRGVNDTELEALFRLAAKRKVPVFIHIRMPDDRNDLTGLAELLKMTEKTKASFHMVHLVSTGLGRVPKFLQMIEAARAKGLDVTTEAYPYTAGSTGINSGIFDHDWQTKFGVSYDAIEWPPTGERFKDKAMWDDYRARYKNGTVIIHVMKEAWVEQALKHPLVMVASDGMPVMSLEERAHPRGRGCFTRVLGYYCREKKIISLPEAIRKMTLMPAERLEKFAPAFKAKGRLTVGADADITIFDAEEVIDRATYSDPNQFSKGIKQVLIGGTFVVRNEKLLDGVMVGKPLRARMANKE; this comes from the coding sequence ATGCGAAAAAATCGAATGCCCTCCATTAAAACTCTCTTTCCGCTTGGTCTGGTGTTGCTGGCTCTGGTTGTCTTCATCGCTCCACCAACAACAGGTTCACAATCGAGAGGACAAATTTACGATGTGGTGTTAGCAGGGGGACGGGTGATTGACCCGGCAACCGGACTCGATGCCATTCGCAATGTTGGCATTCTCAATGGAAAAATCGCGGCGATTTCTAAATCGAAACTGAATGGCAAAGAAGTTTTAGATGTATCGGGTTTAGTGGTGGCTCCCGGTTTTATTGATTTGCATGCCCACGGTCAGAATGTGCCCTCGAACACTTATCAACTGATGGATGGTGTCACCACGGCTTTGGAATTGGAAATAGGAACTTATCCGCTTGATGTCATGAAAGCGAGAGAAGGGAAATCGCTTCTCAATTACGGTTATTCAGCCGGGCATACAGCCGCCCGACGCCTGGTGAAAAAAGGCGATTTGCAAGCCACCAATCATCAACCGCTTACTCAGGATGAACTGAATGAGATGCTAAGCTATTTGAGCAAGGCATTGGATGAAGGGGCGCTTGGCATTGGTATCGGGCTTGATTATGTATCGCGCGGCGTAAATGACACCGAACTCGAAGCCTTGTTTCGCTTGGCTGCAAAACGCAAAGTTCCGGTCTTTATTCACATTCGCATGCCGGATGATCGCAACGATTTAACCGGGCTTGCCGAACTGTTAAAGATGACCGAGAAAACCAAAGCCTCTTTTCATATGGTTCATCTGGTGAGTACGGGACTCGGTCGCGTGCCGAAATTTTTACAGATGATCGAAGCGGCGCGCGCCAAAGGATTGGATGTAACAACCGAAGCTTATCCGTATACGGCGGGTTCTACGGGAATCAATTCGGGAATATTTGACCATGACTGGCAAACCAAATTTGGTGTTTCTTACGATGCCATCGAATGGCCGCCGACCGGTGAACGATTTAAAGATAAAGCGATGTGGGATGATTACCGCGCGCGTTATAAAAACGGCACGGTGATTATTCATGTAATGAAAGAAGCGTGGGTTGAACAGGCGTTGAAACATCCGCTGGTCATGGTGGCATCGGATGGCATGCCGGTTATGAGTTTAGAAGAACGCGCTCATCCGCGTGGCAGAGGCTGTTTTACCAGAGTTCTGGGCTATTATTGCCGCGAGAAAAAAATCATCAGTCTGCCGGAGGCGATTCGCAAGATGACTTTGATGCCTGCCGAGCGGCTTGAAAAATTTGCTCCGGCTTTTAAAGCCAAAGGGCGATTAACGGTCGGGGCGGATGCTGACATTACGATTTTTGATGCCGAAGAAGTGATCGACCGCGCCACCTATTCAGACCCCAATCAATTTTCAAAAGGTATCAAGCAGGTGTTGATTGGCGGAACCTTTGTTGTGCGCAACGAAAAACTCCTGGACGGCGTAATGGTCGGCAAACCGCTTCGCGCCAGAATGGCAAATAAAGAGTAA
- a CDS encoding isovaleryl-CoA dehydrogenase: protein MKAEQIAKHSPDEVLNQPPALEDYNLLEFDNGLREAIEREGGGWIAERAFEFGELLGQSETLKLGEQANRYLPELKTHDRFGNRIDEVEFHSSYHELMRLGIEYQTHSLPWSANKSGAHVARAGLMLLRHQVDEGTGCPLTMTFAAIPSLRIQPELAGEWEPLILSNEYDPRMIPAKHKRGVTIGMAMTERQGGSDVRANTTRAYPISKRGPGEAYAIRGHKWFCSAPMCDAFLVLAQTDNGLSCFLLPRFKPDGKRNAFHIQRLKNKIGNKSNASSEVEFHGAYGQLIGEEGRGVANIIEMVRHTRLDCAIGSAASMRRAVAEATHHTYYRYAFGNRLINQPLMKNVLADLCIESEAATALAIRLARSFDEAESHPAQRLFSRIATAIGKYWVTKRAVAVVSEALECTGGNGYVEESPLSRLYKDAPLNSIWEGSGNVQCLDVLRAMRKEPETLEAVFAELKKAGGADSRYDRFVEKIQHQLLDTRLIEVQARRIVEDLALALQASILIQHGNQAVVDAFCESRLSSDRRMALGTLPAGIQFDAIIERSRPKLKTE, encoded by the coding sequence ATGAAAGCAGAGCAAATTGCCAAACATTCACCGGATGAGGTGTTAAATCAGCCACCGGCACTCGAAGATTACAATTTATTAGAGTTTGATAACGGTTTGCGTGAAGCCATTGAGCGAGAAGGTGGCGGCTGGATTGCCGAACGCGCTTTTGAGTTCGGCGAGCTACTGGGGCAATCCGAAACCTTAAAATTAGGCGAGCAGGCGAATCGGTATTTACCCGAATTGAAAACTCACGACCGTTTTGGAAATCGCATCGATGAAGTCGAATTTCATTCTTCATATCACGAGTTGATGCGACTCGGCATTGAATACCAAACTCATTCGCTTCCCTGGTCGGCAAATAAATCGGGCGCTCACGTTGCCCGCGCCGGATTGATGTTGCTCAGGCATCAGGTCGATGAAGGCACCGGGTGTCCTTTAACCATGACCTTTGCGGCGATTCCATCTTTAAGGATTCAACCCGAATTAGCCGGCGAATGGGAACCGTTGATTTTATCGAATGAATATGACCCGCGAATGATACCTGCAAAACACAAACGCGGCGTGACGATTGGCATGGCAATGACTGAACGTCAGGGCGGTAGTGATGTTCGCGCCAACACTACGCGTGCTTATCCGATTAGCAAGCGCGGGCCCGGTGAGGCGTATGCCATCCGAGGTCATAAATGGTTTTGTTCGGCTCCGATGTGCGATGCTTTTCTGGTGCTCGCGCAAACCGATAATGGCTTGTCCTGTTTTTTACTGCCGCGCTTTAAACCCGATGGCAAAAGAAACGCCTTTCATATTCAACGATTGAAAAATAAAATCGGCAATAAATCGAATGCTTCGAGTGAAGTCGAATTTCACGGCGCATATGGGCAACTCATCGGTGAAGAAGGTCGAGGCGTAGCCAATATCATTGAAATGGTTCGCCATACACGTCTGGATTGCGCCATCGGCTCGGCGGCTTCCATGCGCCGTGCAGTAGCGGAAGCCACCCATCACACCTATTACCGATATGCTTTCGGCAATCGCCTCATCAATCAACCGCTCATGAAAAATGTGCTGGCGGATTTGTGCATTGAATCGGAAGCCGCTACGGCTCTGGCAATTCGATTGGCGCGAAGTTTTGATGAAGCCGAAAGCCATCCGGCGCAACGCCTGTTCAGCCGCATTGCAACTGCGATTGGGAAATACTGGGTGACCAAACGCGCGGTTGCGGTGGTTTCAGAAGCCTTGGAATGTACCGGTGGAAACGGCTATGTCGAAGAATCTCCGCTATCGCGTTTGTACAAAGATGCGCCGCTCAATTCCATCTGGGAAGGCTCAGGAAATGTGCAATGCCTGGATGTTCTGCGCGCCATGCGTAAAGAACCCGAAACGCTTGAAGCAGTATTTGCAGAATTGAAAAAAGCCGGTGGCGCAGATAGTCGTTATGATCGGTTTGTTGAAAAGATTCAACACCAATTGCTTGATACCAGGCTGATAGAGGTTCAAGCGCGCCGCATCGTTGAAGACCTGGCGTTGGCTTTGCAGGCATCTATTTTAATTCAACACGGCAATCAGGCGGTCGTCGATGCTTTTTGTGAATCGAGATTATCGAGTGACCGACGAATGGCGCTTGGAACTTTGCCGGCGGGAATTCAATTTGATGCCATCATCGAACGTTCAAGACCGAAATTAAAAACTGAATAG